In a single window of the Thermotoga sp. KOL6 genome:
- the rplL gene encoding 50S ribosomal protein L7/L12, translated as MTIDEIIEAIEKLTVSELAELVKKLEDKFGVTAAAPVAVAAAPVAGGAAGAAQEEKTEFDVVLKSFGQNKVQVIKVVREITGLGLKEAKDLVEKAGTPDAVIKSGVAKAEAEEIKKKLEEVGAEVELK; from the coding sequence ATGACGATTGATGAAATCATTGAAGCGATTGAGAAACTCACCGTTTCTGAACTTGCTGAACTCGTTAAAAAGTTGGAGGACAAGTTTGGTGTTACAGCTGCGGCACCTGTAGCAGTTGCTGCTGCTCCAGTTGCTGGAGGTGCTGCTGGAGCCGCTCAAGAAGAAAAAACGGAATTTGATGTCGTTTTGAAGAGCTTTGGCCAGAACAAAGTTCAAGTGATCAAGGTTGTAAGAGAGATCACAGGACTTGGTCTGAAAGAAGCGAAGGATCTTGTTGAGAAAGCCGGAACACCGGATGCTGTTATTAAGAGTGGAGTAGCTAAAGCGGAAGCCGAGGAAATCAAGAAGAAACTCGAAGAAGTCGGCGCAGAAGTGGAATTGAAATAA
- a CDS encoding DNA-directed RNA polymerase subunit beta produces the protein MKEISCGRRKRLSFGKIQEPISVPDLVEIQKNSYRKFLEEGLLEVLRKFSPIYSQTTRSDLRKSDKGFALEFVSTRVGEPTVEPLECKAKGLTYSVPVYATARLTDLKSGEMKEEEVFLGYIPYMTERGTFIINGAERVVVNQIVVSPGLYFSSEYIDREEYGGYFLPSRGAWLEVILDPYDGVLYAGLDGKKVNLFLFLKTIGYEKDEDILSLYPTFLDADDEDSLLLHVGSIILEDVYDGDRKIAEKWEILTKDLAERILMSDNIEQVKIVHPIAQNTFEKMLEILSSSNEGEEEEKTRVYGLNEVTVVDAYLEIFRKLRPEELPRINAAKRYLHDLFFNSERYDLSEVGRYKVNERLKNAYVKYLIEVEGEDPEKAREKVYNETSPILKPLDIVLASRILFDYFERRYINDFEIDSYEMKNLVRIFKEEYLEKRKTASYDLRKLISTFRKNYDVGSDISVFAAIRYISNINKELPTIPFDTKDHLGNKRVRSVGELVQREFERLFARAQKAIQERLTLINSLSKASIQSLINIKSIISTVNQFFAMNQLSQFMDQVNPLSELTHKRRVSAVGPGGLRRESKVFEARNVHYSQYGRLCPIETPEGANIGFITSLAIYAKVDEYGFLMTPYRKVKNGKVTNEIVYLRANEEEEYKIVPATTPVDEDGNIIPERVVARIGEDIRLVPREEVDLMDVSTKQPFSVSASLIPFLEHDDASRALMGSNMQRQAVPLLKTEAPLVGTGMEWEAAKNSGYVVLAKHDGIVKEVDASKIVVHRIDENGNLMYDEAGNPVVDEYKLLKFVRSNQDTTINQKPIVNEGDLVREGDPIADGPATDMGELALGRNILVAFMPWEGYNYEDAILVSQELLEEDVFTSVHIEVYETQARETRLGPEEITADIPNVSKELLKNLDENGIIRVGAYVVSDYGVGSQAILVGKVTPKGEGDTTPEEKIIRSVFGERGRDVKDTSLRLPHGVEGRVIRVDVYDQNDIAELGSGVLKLVRVYVAARKTLDIGDKLAGRHGNKGVVSNILPKEDMPFLPDGTPVQMVLNPLGIPSRMNVGQILETHLGWLAKLTGKWFATPVFEGANEDDILKPLYEERKKRGLHLGDDENNPNGKVLLRDGRTGEPFDNPVVVGYMYMLKLIHIAKEKIHARSTGPYSLIHQQPLGGKSHFGGQRLGEMEVWALEAYGAAHTLAEMLTIKSDDIKGRNEAYKAILKNMNIPEPGVPESFRVLIKELRGLALDVRLYDENGNEIDIDKY, from the coding sequence ATGAAAGAGATTTCTTGCGGTAGGAGAAAAAGGCTTTCTTTCGGCAAAATCCAAGAGCCCATATCCGTACCAGATCTAGTGGAAATCCAGAAGAATTCCTACCGAAAATTTCTTGAAGAAGGCCTTCTCGAAGTTCTCAGAAAATTCTCTCCGATTTACTCACAGACAACCCGCTCAGATTTGAGAAAATCAGATAAGGGTTTTGCACTGGAGTTCGTTTCCACAAGAGTGGGAGAACCAACCGTTGAACCCCTAGAATGTAAAGCGAAAGGATTAACTTACAGTGTTCCCGTTTATGCGACTGCCCGTCTTACAGATTTGAAAAGCGGCGAGATGAAGGAAGAAGAAGTCTTTTTAGGATACATTCCTTATATGACAGAAAGGGGAACCTTCATTATAAACGGTGCAGAGAGAGTTGTGGTAAATCAGATAGTGGTCTCCCCTGGATTGTATTTTTCTTCGGAGTATATAGATAGAGAAGAATACGGTGGTTATTTTCTTCCGTCTCGAGGTGCATGGCTTGAAGTCATCCTGGATCCCTATGATGGTGTTCTCTACGCAGGTTTGGATGGAAAGAAAGTCAATCTTTTCCTGTTTTTAAAAACGATCGGTTATGAAAAGGACGAAGATATCCTGTCGTTGTATCCAACCTTTCTCGATGCTGACGACGAGGACAGTCTGCTCCTTCACGTTGGGTCCATCATTTTAGAAGATGTTTACGATGGCGATAGGAAGATCGCGGAAAAGTGGGAAATTCTCACCAAAGATTTGGCCGAGAGGATCTTGATGTCAGATAACATAGAACAAGTGAAGATTGTTCATCCAATTGCGCAGAATACTTTTGAAAAAATGTTGGAGATCTTGTCATCATCGAACGAAGGAGAGGAAGAAGAAAAAACGAGAGTTTACGGTTTGAACGAAGTCACTGTTGTCGACGCATATCTGGAGATATTCAGGAAGTTGAGACCAGAGGAACTTCCTAGAATTAACGCCGCTAAAAGATATCTCCATGACCTTTTCTTCAATTCAGAAAGATACGATCTTTCTGAAGTGGGAAGATACAAAGTCAACGAAAGACTCAAAAATGCGTATGTTAAGTACCTCATAGAAGTGGAAGGTGAAGATCCAGAAAAAGCGCGTGAAAAAGTTTACAATGAGACCTCTCCTATTTTAAAACCTCTAGATATTGTTTTAGCTTCTAGAATTCTTTTCGATTACTTTGAAAGACGATATATCAACGATTTCGAAATAGATTCTTACGAAATGAAAAATCTGGTAAGAATATTCAAGGAAGAATACCTTGAAAAAAGAAAGACAGCATCCTATGATCTTAGAAAGCTCATCTCTACTTTCAGAAAAAACTATGATGTTGGTTCCGATATAAGTGTCTTTGCTGCTATCAGGTATATTTCCAACATAAATAAGGAACTTCCAACGATACCCTTCGACACAAAGGATCATCTTGGAAACAAACGAGTCAGATCAGTGGGAGAGCTTGTTCAAAGAGAATTCGAAAGGCTATTTGCTCGAGCACAGAAGGCGATACAAGAAAGATTGACTCTCATAAACTCTTTGAGCAAAGCCTCAATACAGAGTCTGATAAACATAAAATCCATCATTTCAACGGTGAACCAGTTCTTTGCTATGAATCAACTTTCCCAGTTTATGGATCAGGTCAATCCTTTGTCAGAACTAACACACAAGAGGAGAGTCTCCGCTGTAGGACCAGGCGGCTTGCGTAGGGAATCCAAAGTTTTTGAAGCAAGAAACGTGCACTATTCGCAGTATGGGAGGCTCTGTCCCATTGAGACACCAGAAGGTGCAAACATAGGTTTCATCACGTCACTTGCTATATACGCCAAGGTGGATGAGTACGGATTCTTAATGACGCCCTACAGAAAAGTGAAAAATGGCAAAGTAACAAACGAGATTGTCTATTTGAGAGCCAACGAAGAAGAGGAATACAAGATCGTTCCCGCTACAACCCCAGTGGATGAAGACGGAAATATCATTCCAGAACGTGTAGTCGCTCGTATAGGGGAAGATATAAGACTTGTCCCCAGGGAAGAAGTAGACCTGATGGATGTTTCAACAAAGCAGCCGTTCAGTGTCTCTGCTTCTTTGATTCCCTTCCTCGAGCACGACGATGCAAGTAGAGCTCTCATGGGATCCAACATGCAAAGACAGGCTGTACCTCTTTTGAAAACAGAAGCACCGCTCGTCGGGACAGGAATGGAATGGGAAGCGGCGAAGAATTCTGGTTATGTTGTTCTGGCAAAACATGATGGTATTGTCAAAGAGGTGGATGCCTCCAAAATCGTTGTTCATCGAATCGATGAAAATGGTAATTTAATGTATGACGAAGCCGGGAATCCAGTTGTGGATGAGTACAAACTACTGAAATTTGTGAGATCCAACCAGGATACTACGATAAATCAAAAGCCGATTGTGAATGAAGGAGATTTAGTCAGAGAAGGAGATCCAATAGCGGACGGACCGGCCACTGATATGGGTGAACTTGCACTTGGAAGAAACATTTTGGTTGCGTTTATGCCATGGGAAGGTTACAACTACGAAGACGCAATTTTGGTTAGCCAAGAGCTTTTAGAAGAAGACGTTTTCACATCCGTTCATATCGAAGTTTATGAAACACAGGCGAGGGAAACACGACTTGGACCCGAAGAAATCACTGCCGATATACCGAATGTGAGTAAAGAACTTCTCAAAAATCTCGATGAGAATGGAATTATCAGAGTAGGGGCATACGTTGTCAGTGATTACGGTGTGGGTTCTCAGGCTATACTTGTTGGAAAGGTAACCCCCAAGGGAGAAGGAGACACTACACCTGAAGAGAAGATCATCAGATCTGTGTTTGGGGAGAGGGGTAGAGATGTTAAAGATACCTCACTCAGGCTTCCTCATGGTGTCGAAGGAAGAGTTATAAGAGTAGATGTCTACGATCAGAATGACATAGCTGAGTTAGGTTCGGGTGTTCTGAAGCTCGTTAGAGTGTATGTGGCAGCGAGGAAAACCCTTGACATAGGGGATAAATTGGCGGGGCGTCATGGAAACAAAGGTGTAGTCTCCAACATTCTCCCAAAGGAGGATATGCCGTTTCTACCCGATGGGACACCTGTTCAGATGGTTTTGAATCCTCTTGGAATTCCCTCCCGAATGAACGTGGGACAGATTTTAGAAACACATCTTGGTTGGCTTGCCAAACTCACAGGAAAATGGTTCGCAACACCTGTCTTTGAAGGAGCCAATGAAGATGACATTTTGAAACCACTCTACGAGGAGAGAAAGAAAAGAGGACTTCACCTAGGCGACGATGAAAATAATCCTAACGGAAAGGTTTTGTTGAGAGATGGAAGAACGGGTGAACCTTTCGATAATCCTGTTGTAGTGGGTTACATGTACATGCTCAAGTTGATCCACATAGCCAAAGAGAAAATACACGCGAGATCTACGGGTCCTTATTCCTTGATCCATCAACAGCCTCTGGGTGGGAAGTCTCACTTTGGAGGACAAAGGTTGGGTGAGATGGAAGTTTGGGCGCTTGAAGCGTACGGTGCAGCCCATACACTCGCGGAGATGTTAACTATAAAATCCGACGACATCAAGGGTAGGAACGAAGCATACAAAGCTATTTTGAAGAATATGAACATACCGGAACCCGGTGTTCCTGAGAGCTTCAGAGTTCTCATAAAAGAGCTGAGAGGATTGGCACTCGACGTCCGGCTTTATGATGAAAACGGAAATGAGATAGATATTGATAAGTACTGA
- the rpoC gene encoding DNA-directed RNA polymerase subunit beta': MPMSSFKRKIKAIQIKIASPDVIRSWSGGEVKKPETINYRTFKPERDGLFCERIFGPVKDYECACGKYKGKKYEGTVCERCGVRVESREARRKRMGHIELAAPAVHIWYLESIPSVLGTLLNMSVSDLENIIYYGSRRVIERAFIVTDPKDTPFMRGDTLYETEYRIYRKKWDFDVEQAFIVKNPKSPVLSDIDGEISLKTEKTVTGKEITWIIVRNVNRAEHTVLPGMVIVVKDGQEVEKGQELTKEMTVEPMYAPFDGHVEIDDVSNTIMVKPLTTSKDQPVVFTIPYGARVLVSNGQKVKKGDQLTTSTTLPAVKASTSGVVRFGSNLNIKALEDGNFEVLSTGNIYVEQVIEERKYPVFEGALVYVNNGDVVKKGDHLADRFLFEEEYLSSTEYKIFESHYPAMFDVEERTENDRPIVVITDIDPEVSEETGLKIGDIITENEYEAYLQIYPEKIVADSGAQAIKKLLQNLDLEALRAEIEAELKKLPASSSKAIKLRRRLKMVKDFLKSGNKPEWMVLEVVPVIPPDLRPMIQIEGGRFATTDLNELYRRLINRNNRLKKLLELGAPEIILRNEKRMLQEAVDALIHNGSDSEGKRNRRAVLKDRNGRPLKSLTDLLKGKKGRFRRNLLGKRVDYSGRAVIVVGPHLKIHQCGIPKKMAMELFKPFVLAKLLGEGTASKTMRKVKKAIIEKEMPEAWEVLEEVIKGSVVLLNRAPTLHRMSIQAFEPKLVEGNAIQLHPVVCPPFNADFDGDQMAVHVPLSAAAQAEARFLMLSRYNIISPAHGKPISLPTQDIIIGSYYLTTVGKDFDSLKEEDVKWKFSSPEEAMLAYHFGYIKLHTPILIKVNIRGEEKRIKTTLGRVIFNNILPEDLRDYNKIFDKKQINTLVYETFKRYGIDRAADLLDDVKDLGFHYATVSGLTLSLKDLRIPPTRDEMLRRTWEKVRIIEENYEKGFLTEEQRKSEIIRLWMNVTEEITQLTSKTLAEDPFNPIYMMVNSGARGNIDQVKQLAGIRGLMIKAYDPRSREIKSKIFKGQAIHEALTFDYPVDRNLREGVDILQFFISTYGARKGQVDTAMNTSFAGYLTRRLVDVAQSVTVTEPDCGTHEGVRAMDLIKDGTVVEKLNDFLFGRVLASDVVEPETKEVLKNPETGKEYTRNTMLTDDDANFLASYKKMVDVVKFGEIDISELTLPKTYTEIAEPVGDFEEGTELTWDVIKVAKNEGKYKIKVKMYPVVGTVYADENPIYDKKGEKQLVVYQEVINEIVAKLLEENGVEKVLVRPDIIVRSPLTCESEYGVCAACYGMDLSNHKIVNVGESVGIVAAQSIGEPGTQLTMRTFHVGGVMGASDIVSGLTTVEKTFEPYAFLREEKSGGKKEIRKYYGSEAVLCEVDGFVKDITTDETGRTVIYVEDYLGGIHAYKVPKRAKVKVQKGQKVLRGETLTTGAIVWWKLLELESEKGVLTAMNLLKIIKNAYVQQGVSIHDKHFEIIFRQMLSMALVVDPGDSDYLPDQLVPLVDIRRVNREIFEGNAKVEENRKWVVGKTLARRVITESEDGQLVELAQKGEEVTEELLDEFIKAGIKEIDVLEKNRVVTYQILPKEPIKYKRRLLSLKKAALNYPGWLSAAAFEETAWVLTAAAIEGKVDPLIGLKENVIVGQLIPAGTGLDVFAGVQVEETPRAAAEEKLA, translated from the coding sequence ATGCCCATGTCTTCTTTCAAGAGAAAAATAAAGGCGATCCAAATAAAGATAGCCTCGCCAGACGTGATAAGAAGCTGGTCTGGAGGGGAGGTTAAGAAACCAGAAACTATAAACTACAGAACCTTCAAGCCCGAACGAGATGGATTGTTCTGTGAAAGAATCTTTGGTCCTGTGAAGGACTATGAATGTGCTTGTGGTAAATACAAGGGGAAGAAATACGAAGGAACGGTTTGTGAAAGATGTGGTGTCAGGGTTGAATCCAGAGAAGCGAGAAGAAAAAGGATGGGGCATATAGAGTTAGCAGCTCCCGCTGTTCATATTTGGTATCTGGAAAGTATTCCAAGTGTCCTTGGGACTCTACTCAACATGAGTGTTTCTGATCTCGAGAATATTATCTACTATGGGAGTCGTAGAGTTATAGAAAGAGCCTTTATTGTGACAGATCCAAAGGATACTCCTTTCATGCGTGGAGATACTCTTTACGAAACGGAGTACAGAATTTACAGAAAGAAATGGGACTTCGATGTTGAGCAGGCGTTCATTGTTAAGAATCCCAAATCTCCTGTGCTTTCTGATATAGATGGCGAAATTAGCCTGAAAACAGAAAAAACAGTTACAGGAAAAGAGATCACCTGGATCATTGTCAGGAACGTGAACAGAGCGGAACATACAGTTCTTCCCGGCATGGTGATCGTTGTGAAGGATGGTCAAGAGGTTGAAAAAGGGCAGGAGCTTACAAAAGAGATGACAGTTGAACCCATGTACGCTCCGTTTGATGGACATGTGGAAATAGATGATGTTTCGAACACAATAATGGTAAAGCCTCTCACAACAAGCAAAGATCAACCGGTTGTTTTCACTATACCTTATGGTGCCAGAGTTCTCGTTTCCAACGGTCAGAAAGTGAAGAAGGGGGATCAACTTACAACATCCACCACTCTCCCAGCGGTCAAAGCGAGTACATCGGGTGTTGTGAGATTCGGTTCGAATCTTAATATAAAAGCCCTTGAGGATGGAAACTTCGAGGTATTATCCACGGGTAATATCTACGTTGAGCAGGTTATAGAAGAGAGAAAATATCCCGTTTTCGAGGGAGCTCTCGTTTATGTCAACAACGGAGATGTGGTGAAAAAAGGAGATCATCTAGCAGATAGGTTCCTTTTCGAAGAGGAATATCTTTCTTCCACAGAATATAAGATTTTTGAATCTCACTACCCGGCCATGTTCGATGTTGAAGAACGAACGGAAAACGATAGGCCAATAGTTGTTATAACAGACATAGATCCCGAGGTTTCTGAAGAAACAGGTTTAAAAATAGGTGACATTATCACGGAAAACGAGTACGAAGCTTATCTTCAAATCTACCCCGAAAAGATCGTTGCAGACAGTGGAGCTCAAGCTATAAAGAAGCTTCTGCAAAATCTGGATCTGGAAGCATTGAGAGCGGAGATCGAAGCAGAACTCAAGAAATTGCCCGCCTCTAGTTCAAAAGCGATAAAACTGAGAAGAAGATTGAAGATGGTAAAGGATTTCCTCAAATCGGGTAACAAACCAGAATGGATGGTACTGGAGGTTGTGCCCGTCATTCCACCAGATCTCAGACCAATGATCCAAATAGAGGGTGGTAGGTTTGCCACAACGGATTTGAACGAACTTTACAGAAGGCTCATTAACAGAAACAACAGACTCAAGAAACTTTTGGAACTTGGAGCGCCCGAGATTATCCTGAGAAATGAAAAAAGGATGCTTCAAGAAGCTGTGGACGCTCTCATTCACAACGGTTCAGACTCCGAAGGAAAGAGAAACAGAAGGGCGGTTTTGAAAGATAGAAACGGGAGGCCTTTGAAATCTCTCACAGATCTCTTGAAAGGTAAGAAAGGAAGATTCAGGAGAAATCTGCTTGGGAAGAGAGTGGATTATTCTGGGAGAGCTGTTATCGTTGTGGGACCACATTTGAAGATACATCAATGTGGTATACCGAAAAAAATGGCGATGGAACTATTCAAACCTTTTGTTTTAGCGAAACTCTTGGGCGAAGGAACGGCGAGCAAAACAATGAGAAAGGTGAAAAAAGCCATAATAGAGAAAGAGATGCCAGAAGCTTGGGAAGTCCTCGAGGAGGTCATAAAAGGCAGCGTTGTGCTTCTGAACAGAGCTCCTACACTTCATAGAATGTCGATCCAAGCGTTCGAACCAAAGCTTGTTGAAGGTAACGCCATTCAATTGCATCCCGTTGTGTGTCCTCCATTCAACGCAGATTTCGACGGTGACCAAATGGCGGTTCATGTGCCTCTCTCAGCTGCAGCACAGGCCGAAGCAAGGTTTCTTATGCTTTCAAGGTACAACATAATATCGCCCGCTCATGGAAAACCAATATCCCTACCAACACAGGACATAATCATAGGATCTTACTATCTGACAACCGTTGGAAAGGATTTCGATTCTTTGAAAGAGGAAGATGTTAAATGGAAATTCTCATCGCCGGAAGAAGCGATGCTCGCATACCATTTCGGATACATAAAACTCCACACACCAATTCTCATAAAGGTAAACATAAGGGGAGAAGAAAAGAGAATCAAAACAACTCTTGGAAGGGTTATATTCAACAACATTCTTCCAGAAGATTTGAGAGACTACAACAAAATTTTCGACAAGAAACAGATAAACACCCTGGTTTATGAAACTTTCAAGAGATATGGAATAGACAGAGCAGCGGATCTTCTTGATGATGTGAAAGATCTTGGATTCCACTATGCGACGGTATCTGGCCTTACTTTGTCCCTGAAAGATCTTAGGATTCCTCCAACGAGGGATGAAATGCTTAGGAGAACATGGGAGAAGGTAAGAATCATAGAAGAAAACTATGAAAAAGGTTTCCTTACAGAAGAGCAACGAAAGAGTGAAATCATAAGACTTTGGATGAACGTAACGGAGGAGATCACACAACTTACATCCAAAACACTTGCCGAGGACCCATTCAACCCTATCTACATGATGGTGAATTCTGGGGCAAGAGGGAACATAGATCAGGTGAAGCAGTTAGCCGGTATAAGAGGATTGATGATCAAAGCCTACGACCCAAGATCCAGAGAGATTAAATCAAAGATTTTCAAGGGTCAAGCCATACACGAAGCTTTGACATTCGACTATCCAGTTGACAGGAACCTTAGAGAGGGTGTTGACATACTTCAATTCTTCATATCCACATACGGAGCAAGAAAGGGTCAAGTCGATACTGCAATGAACACGTCGTTCGCTGGATATCTAACGAGGCGCTTGGTTGATGTGGCACAGAGTGTTACTGTGACAGAACCCGACTGTGGTACGCATGAGGGTGTCAGAGCTATGGACTTGATAAAAGATGGTACCGTTGTGGAGAAACTCAACGATTTCCTCTTTGGAAGAGTATTGGCAAGTGACGTCGTTGAGCCAGAAACGAAAGAAGTTTTGAAAAATCCAGAGACGGGTAAGGAATACACACGGAACACGATGCTCACGGACGACGACGCGAATTTCCTCGCTTCTTACAAGAAGATGGTTGATGTTGTAAAGTTTGGTGAAATAGACATATCTGAACTTACGCTTCCCAAAACGTACACAGAGATCGCAGAACCTGTTGGAGACTTTGAAGAGGGAACGGAGCTCACATGGGATGTTATAAAAGTCGCCAAGAACGAAGGAAAGTACAAGATAAAAGTGAAGATGTATCCTGTTGTTGGTACGGTCTACGCAGATGAGAATCCTATATACGACAAAAAAGGTGAAAAGCAATTGGTGGTTTATCAGGAAGTGATAAACGAGATCGTAGCGAAGCTTCTTGAAGAAAACGGTGTTGAAAAGGTACTTGTAAGGCCCGATATCATCGTGAGATCTCCTCTCACCTGTGAGTCCGAGTACGGGGTCTGTGCCGCATGTTATGGCATGGATCTTTCCAATCACAAAATAGTGAACGTGGGAGAGTCCGTTGGAATAGTTGCTGCTCAGTCCATAGGGGAACCTGGTACCCAGCTCACCATGAGAACTTTCCACGTTGGAGGTGTCATGGGTGCCAGTGATATTGTTAGCGGTCTCACAACGGTTGAAAAGACGTTCGAACCTTATGCGTTCCTGAGGGAAGAAAAGAGCGGTGGGAAGAAAGAGATAAGGAAATATTATGGTTCTGAAGCTGTTTTGTGTGAAGTAGACGGATTTGTAAAAGACATAACAACCGATGAAACAGGACGAACAGTTATATACGTGGAAGATTACTTGGGTGGTATACATGCGTACAAAGTACCAAAGAGAGCGAAAGTAAAGGTACAGAAGGGACAGAAGGTGTTGAGAGGAGAAACTCTAACCACGGGTGCTATCGTATGGTGGAAACTCCTCGAACTAGAATCGGAGAAAGGTGTTCTCACCGCTATGAACCTTCTGAAGATCATCAAGAATGCTTACGTCCAACAGGGTGTTAGCATTCACGATAAACACTTCGAAATTATTTTCAGGCAAATGCTCAGTATGGCGCTGGTTGTCGACCCTGGAGACAGTGATTACCTGCCGGATCAGCTAGTACCTCTTGTGGACATAAGAAGAGTGAACAGAGAAATATTCGAAGGAAACGCAAAGGTTGAAGAAAACAGAAAATGGGTTGTAGGGAAAACATTGGCGAGAAGGGTGATCACGGAATCAGAGGATGGTCAATTGGTCGAGCTTGCACAAAAAGGTGAAGAAGTCACAGAAGAGCTTCTCGATGAGTTCATAAAAGCAGGAATAAAAGAAATAGACGTTCTGGAGAAAAATAGAGTTGTAACATATCAGATCCTTCCAAAAGAACCAATCAAGTACAAGAGGAGATTGCTCTCCCTCAAAAAGGCCGCTTTGAACTACCCAGGATGGCTCAGTGCAGCAGCATTCGAGGAGACAGCATGGGTTCTAACAGCTGCAGCGATTGAAGGCAAAGTGGATCCTCTCATTGGTTTGAAAGAGAACGTAATAGTGGGACAGCTCATACCGGCTGGTACAGGATTGGACGTCTTTGCTGGAGTGCAAGTGGAAGAAACCCCAAGAGCAGCGGCAGAAGAAAAACTTGCGTGA
- a CDS encoding ABC transporter substrate-binding protein has protein sequence MRKFLVVILAVFSVLILAEVKNPDTIIDATIGEPDTLDPHYAYDTASGEVIYNVYENLIAYKGESLTEFEPRLAEKWEILDDGKTYKFYIRKGVKFHEGGDLTPEDVEYSFERGLIFDPVAGPMWMLWEALFGVDSLETFVEEKIGKPYNELFDENGEPLPEYRDALIKIYTDYIDPAIEVEGDAVVFHLVRPFAPFMYILAQSASWSAILDKEWCIEIGCWDGKADTWWKYHNIRKEDSPLYARMNGTGPFKFVEWDRTQQKVILERNDNYWREPAKIKRVIIWGIDEWSTRKAMLLQGDADICVVPTQYLEQVEGKPGITVIKGLPELAVTSLHFAWNVPEDSKYIGSGKLDGNGIPPDFFTDENVRKAFIYAFDYETFINEVLKGLGRRIPTDLPEGLLGFNEELLNDPDAPHFDLVKATEYFQKAWNGEVWKKGFKLTILYNTGNDVRRTAAEMLKSFIEMINPKFKIEVRGVQWPTYLDATKRGEVPVFIIGWLADYPDPHNFIFTYYHSAGVYSGRQGENFRKFVSSPHPELGGKSLDELIEEAIAKTDPAERQALYEQIQRFAMKHALGMPLYQPLGVRVQRSWVKGWYHNPMRPGDDYYALWKAEE, from the coding sequence ATGAGGAAATTTCTCGTGGTAATTTTGGCTGTGTTTTCTGTTCTGATTTTAGCCGAGGTGAAAAATCCAGACACTATCATCGATGCAACCATCGGGGAACCGGATACCCTCGATCCACATTACGCATACGATACAGCCAGTGGTGAAGTGATCTACAACGTGTACGAAAACTTAATCGCTTACAAAGGAGAAAGCCTCACGGAATTCGAACCTCGCCTTGCAGAAAAATGGGAGATCTTGGACGATGGAAAAACTTACAAGTTCTATATTAGAAAAGGTGTGAAGTTCCATGAAGGTGGGGATCTGACTCCAGAAGACGTGGAATACAGTTTCGAAAGAGGTTTGATTTTCGATCCTGTAGCAGGTCCAATGTGGATGCTTTGGGAAGCACTGTTCGGTGTGGATTCACTCGAAACCTTTGTCGAAGAGAAGATAGGGAAACCCTATAACGAACTGTTCGATGAAAACGGCGAACCACTTCCCGAGTACAGGGATGCTTTAATCAAAATTTACACAGATTACATTGATCCCGCCATTGAAGTTGAAGGTGATGCTGTTGTGTTCCATCTTGTAAGACCTTTCGCTCCGTTCATGTACATTCTCGCTCAGAGCGCCAGCTGGAGTGCCATTCTAGACAAGGAATGGTGTATCGAAATTGGTTGTTGGGATGGAAAGGCAGATACGTGGTGGAAGTACCACAACATCAGAAAAGAAGATTCTCCACTCTATGCCAGAATGAATGGAACGGGACCGTTCAAGTTCGTAGAATGGGATAGAACGCAGCAGAAAGTTATTCTTGAGAGAAACGACAACTACTGGAGAGAACCGGCAAAAATCAAGAGAGTTATCATCTGGGGTATCGACGAATGGAGTACCAGAAAAGCCATGCTCCTTCAAGGAGACGCAGACATCTGTGTGGTTCCGACACAGTATCTCGAACAAGTAGAGGGTAAACCCGGTATTACTGTGATAAAAGGACTTCCTGAACTCGCCGTTACTTCTCTCCATTTTGCCTGGAACGTTCCCGAAGACAGTAAATACATAGGTTCAGGGAAACTCGATGGAAACGGAATACCACCTGATTTCTTCACCGATGAAAACGTAAGAAAAGCTTTCATTTACGCCTTCGATTACGAAACCTTCATCAACGAAGTCCTAAAAGGTCTTGGTAGAAGAATCCCCACAGACCTCCCAGAAGGATTACTTGGATTCAACGAAGAATTGCTAAACGATCCGGATGCTCCTCACTTTGATCTTGTAAAAGCAACGGAATACTTCCAGAAAGCTTGGAATGGAGAAGTGTGGAAAAAAGGATTCAAACTTACGATTCTCTACAATACAGGTAACGATGTGAGAAGGACCGCTGCGGAAATGTTGAAGTCCTTCATAGAAATGATCAATCCGAAGTTCAAGATCGAAGTAAGAGGTGTACAGTGGCCAACGTACCTGGATGCTACAAAGAGAGGGGAAGTCCCCGTATTCATCATAGGTTGGCTAGCTGACTATCCAGATCCTCACAACTTCATATTCACCTATTACCACAGTGCAGGTGTTTATTCAGGAAGACAAGGTGAGAACTTCAGAAAATTCGTTTCCTCACCCCATCCAGAACTTGGTGGAAAAAGCCTTGACGAACTCATTGAAGAAGCTATCGCAAAGACCGATCCAGCTGAAAGGCAGGCTCTCTACGAGCAAATCCAGAGATTCGCAATGAAGCACGCACTCGGTATGCCGCTTTACCAACCATTGGGCGTAAGGGTTCAAAGAAGTTGGGTCAAAGGTTGGTATCACAATCCAATGAGACCAGGAGACGATTACTACGCACTTTGGAAGGCTGAAGAATAA